The genomic interval CTTCCTGACCGTAGAAACCAGCCTGAATTCTCCAATTGTCAGCCCACTTTGTATAAGAGACACCGATTCTTCTTCCAAGCGTAAAAACATTGGGAAGAGCTCTTTCCATAAAAACAATATACCTTGATGAGGTAACCTCTTCCATTGAGAAAGGCATTTTGTGGTTACCTAACTTGATAATTGTGTTATCAAAACCAATATAAGCCATCCAGAAGTCTTTAATTTCAACTTCGTTATCTGCTACATCAATATCCCATTCTCCTGCCCACTGGTCATATAAAGTAGTCTTAAAGGAAACCCTTGCTCTTCTTGTCTCCGTTCCGTTTGCAAAATTGTTGTCATCACCGAAAAAGAAACCAGAATCAATCATAACCCTTCCGTCAATCCAGAGTTTGAAAGAACCATCTTCACTTGCGGTTACAAAATAACCGCTGTCAAAATAGTTTTCCATTTTAATCCTGTTCTGAGAGAAAGCAAAACTAATTGACATTAAGCCAATAAGCAAAAAAACAAAAAAACTTGATTTCATAGCAACCTCCTATTTTTTTGCCCTATAAAGAGCAACTACTTATCATATTTTCAGCAAGATATATGCCACAGGAAACAAAACACAATTCCCACTATATAAAGGCAAAAAAGCCTTAGCGCACTGACTAAAATTCGCCATTTTGACTAAATTTCGTCATTTTTTTCTATCAAAAAGCTTTGATAAGGTAAAATTATACCAGGCATAATTCTTGCGGAGTTGTTTATGAGAAATGAAAAGATTGAGAAGGGGAAATATATGAAAAAATTTTTTGGTCTTTTAATTTTGATTTTCATATTAACCATCTCTCTTCTATCATTTATTGCATACAATTTTCTTACCGACATATCATACATGGAAGGTTTTAAAACAACCCCCCCCTCAACAACAAAAATCAGCAAAAAAATAATTAAAATTGGGGTTGTCTCAAGGTATTCTCCTTCCCTTATCTACGATGGATACCAGCCTATAATAGATTATCTAAACGAAAATACAAACTACTATTTTGAACTTGTGCTCAGCAAAAACTATCATGAAACAGTTTCAAAACTGAAAAATAAAGAAATTGACCTGGCTTTTTTAGGGGATATGGTTTTTATTGCAAACAGAAAAAAGTTAAACCTGATTCCCGTAGTGTGCCCTGTAAACAAAGAAGGTAAGCCATATTTAAGAGTGGTTCTTATAACAAAAGATGATTCACAAATAAATAACTTTTGTGATTTAAACGGTAAGAAATTGGCTCTACCCTCAGAATCTTCATTCTCCTTTAAATGGGGAATATTAAAAACAAAAAAATGCGGTATTCAGGTGAAAATCAAGAAATTCAACTTCCACCATACTGTTGTGCTTCAGGTATTAAACGGCGTTTGTGCCGCAGGAGTGGTCAGAGAATATGTTGCTGAAGAATTTAAGGAAAAGGGGATAAAGCTTGCTGATTTTTCTCCCCCTATTCCCTCTCCCCCCCTCGTTGCCCTTTCTTC from Thermotomaculum hydrothermale carries:
- a CDS encoding phosphate/phosphite/phosphonate ABC transporter substrate-binding protein, whose translation is MRNEKIEKGKYMKKFFGLLILIFILTISLLSFIAYNFLTDISYMEGFKTTPPSTTKISKKIIKIGVVSRYSPSLIYDGYQPIIDYLNENTNYYFELVLSKNYHETVSKLKNKEIDLAFLGDMVFIANRKKLNLIPVVCPVNKEGKPYLRVVLITKDDSQINNFCDLNGKKLALPSESSFSFKWGILKTKKCGIQVKIKKFNFHHTVVLQVLNGVCAAGVVREYVAEEFKEKGIKLADFSPPIPSPPLVALSSTDKQIIKEVRKKLLKFKGIKNSNRLIDKEFYYGFTIPEKSLYLKFENYLKKNGIVYEK